From Antennarius striatus isolate MH-2024 chromosome 9, ASM4005453v1, whole genome shotgun sequence, one genomic window encodes:
- the has1 gene encoding hyaluronan synthase 1, whose translation MELKPLLKTLGSIIRAFFTFIFAVMVMGVMVWAYVEGFQLAKSIYGIISFGFYGLLLSCHVLTQSYFAFIEHRRMRDRRDPCSFTKTIGFTISAYQEDPAYLRECLNSVKALKYPPELLRIVMVIDGNGEDDRYMMEMFKEMFADQDPCYYVWQHNYHTWHDGEAVEKTKESDFGGVTIDIIEEDPQRREVEQLIQSKRCVCIMQQWGGKREVMYTAFKALGSSVDYVQVCDSDTKLDPLATVELCKVLESNPKYGAVGGDVMILNQKESYISFMSSLRYWMAFNIERSCQSFFNCVSCISGPLGLYRNDILQQFLEPWYNQKFLGTHCTFGDDRHLTNRVLSLGYATKYTARAKCYTETPAQFLRWLNQQTRWTKSYFREWLYNAMWWHKHHLWMTYESIVSGVFPFFVTATIIQLFWTGTVWDLLWILCCIQLIGLVKAGYACLLRGDIVMVFMSLYAGLYMTSLLPAKYFAILTMNKSSWGTSGRRKLVGNYMPLVPLSAWASLLLGGLGYTIYHEMQLDWNTPAKILETKFLIFGSMAYAAYWLLMLFFYWVWFRRLCRRRTRRYKINI comes from the exons ATGGAACTGAAACCTTTATTGAAGACGCTGGGCTCTATAATACGAGCATTCTTCACTTTCATCTTTGCTGTGATGGTCAtgggtgtgatggtgtgggcTTACGTAGAGGGCTTCCAGCTGGCCAAATCAATTTATGGGATCATCTCTTTTGGCTTTTATGGACTGCTTCTCTCATGCCACGTACTGACTCAAAGCTACTTCGCCTTCATTGAGCACCGGCGGATGAGAGATCGTAGGGATCCATGCAGCTTCACCAAAACCATTGGCTTCACTATATCGGCTTACCAGGAGGATCCTGCCTATCTCAGAGAGTGCCTCAATTCCGTGAAGGCCCTAAAGTATCCCCCCGAGCTACTACGCATCGTCATGGTGATAGATGGGAATGGTGAAGATGACAGGTACATGATGGAGATGTTCAAGGAGATGTTTGCTGATCAAGACCCTTGCTATTATGTATGGCAGCACAACTATCATACATGGCATGACGGTGAAGCTGTGGAAAAAACTAAAGAGAGTGACTTTGGAGGGGTTACCATTGATATTATAGAAGAAGATCCACAGAGAAGAGAGGTGGAACAGCTGATCCAAAGTAAGCGGTGTGTATGCATCATGCAGCAATGGGGTGGCAAGCGGGAGGTGATGTACACAGCCTTTAAAGCACTCGGCTCTTCAGTTGACTATGTACAG GTGTGTGACTCAGACAccaagctggaccctctggctaCTGTTGAGCTGTGTAAAGTACTGGAAAGTAACCCCAAGTATGGTGCCGTAGGAGGAGATGTGATGATCCTGAACCAAAAAGAATCTTACATCAGCTTCATGAGCAGTCTTAGGTACTGGATGGCTTTCAACATCGAGAGGTCCTGCCAGTCCTTCTTCAACTGTGTGTCTTGCATTAGTGGTCCTTTAG GTTTGTACAGAAATGATATCCTCCAGCAGTTTCTGGAACCCTGGTACAATCAGAAGTTTTTGGGAACTCACTGTACATTTGGTGATGACAGACATCTTACCAACCGTGTGCTGAGCTTGGGCTACGCCACAAA GTACACGGCCCGTGCTAAATGCTACACAGAGACACCTGCTCAGTTTCTCCGCTGGCTCAACCAGCAGACTCGCTGGACAAAGTCTTACTTCCGTGAGTGGCTCTATAATGCCATGTGGTGGCATAAGCACCACCTCTGGATGACTTATGAATCTATAGTTTCTGGTGTGTTCCCCTTCTTTGTCACCGCAACCATCATCCAGTTGTTTTGGACAGGCACTGTGTGGGACCTCCTCTGGATCTTGTGCTGCATCCAACTGATCGGGCTTGTGAAAGCGGGTTATGCCTGCCTCCTGAGAGGAGACATAGTTATGGTGTTTATGTCCCTTTACGCGGGTCTATACATGACCAGCTTGCTGCCTGCTAAGTATTTTGCAATTCTCACCATGAATAAAAGTAGCTGGGGGACATCAGGTAGGCGCAAGCTTGTAGGAAACTACATGCCCCTTGTCCCTTTGTCAGCGTGGGCGTCCCTTTTGTTAGGTGGACTCGGTTACACCATTTACCATGAGATGCAGCTGGACTGGAACACTCCAGCCAAGATACTAGAGACCAAGTTTCTTATTTTTGGCAGTATGGCTTACGCCGCGTATTGGTTGCTTATGCTGTTCTTCTACTGGGTGTGGTTCCGCAGGTTGTGCAGGAGACGGACTCGTAGATACAAGATAAACATTTAA